The Allorhodopirellula heiligendammensis genome includes a window with the following:
- a CDS encoding D-2-hydroxyacid dehydrogenase, producing MIKPQPFESIRRIVLCYPVEAHHRHQIERTLAELTDDASIPLHHSIEVVDAGQERIDELLPTADIFIGHAKVPVDWDRALAANRLRWIQSSAAGLDHCLVPGVIAHPQIVVSSASGLFAPQVAEQTFALMMGLLRRIGLFERARQIPEFIRRPTDDLRGKTVGIVGLGGNGREIAKMLRPWEVRVLATDFYPESQPPEVAELWPAARVNDLFAAADIVILTLPLNALTHHCIGAEQFAAMKPGGYFINVARGPVVDEAALVAALASGHLAGAGVDVTETEPLPPTSPLWTDPHVLITPHVGAQSIRRVDDTTDLVCINLRRYFAGDPLFNRVDKNLGFPHPSVSYRVAGAAAQVSPNSAATVSNPSLQNDTRDQS from the coding sequence ATGATCAAGCCGCAGCCCTTTGAATCGATTCGCCGCATCGTGTTGTGTTATCCGGTAGAGGCACACCATCGACACCAGATCGAGCGAACGCTCGCAGAATTGACGGACGATGCTTCGATTCCCCTGCACCACAGCATCGAAGTTGTTGATGCGGGGCAGGAGCGCATCGATGAACTGTTGCCGACGGCGGATATTTTCATCGGCCATGCGAAGGTTCCAGTGGATTGGGACCGAGCCCTCGCCGCCAATCGGCTGCGTTGGATTCAGTCGTCTGCCGCTGGGCTGGACCATTGCCTCGTGCCCGGCGTCATTGCCCACCCGCAGATCGTCGTCAGCAGCGCGTCGGGGTTGTTTGCTCCCCAGGTCGCCGAGCAAACCTTCGCACTGATGATGGGATTATTACGGCGGATCGGGTTATTCGAACGGGCGCGCCAGATCCCAGAATTCATACGGCGTCCGACCGACGATTTGAGGGGCAAGACGGTGGGCATCGTCGGCCTGGGGGGAAATGGCCGCGAGATCGCTAAAATGCTGCGGCCTTGGGAAGTGCGTGTCCTGGCGACAGATTTCTATCCCGAGAGTCAACCGCCAGAAGTCGCTGAGCTGTGGCCAGCGGCGCGGGTCAACGATCTGTTTGCCGCGGCCGATATCGTAATCTTGACGCTGCCGCTGAACGCACTGACACACCACTGTATCGGCGCCGAACAATTCGCTGCGATGAAGCCCGGGGGATATTTTATCAATGTCGCACGCGGACCGGTGGTGGACGAAGCGGCGCTCGTTGCGGCACTCGCGTCGGGACATTTGGCGGGTGCGGGAGTCGACGTGACTGAAACCGAACCGTTACCGCCGACCAGCCCGCTGTGGACGGACCCTCATGTCCTCATCACGCCGCACGTTGGTGCCCAATCCATCCGGCGTGTGGACGACACGACGGACCTCGTCTGTATCAATCTGCGGCGTTATTTTGCTGGCGATCCCCTGTTTAATCGCGTTGACAAAAATCTCGGTTTCCCGCACCCCAGTGTCTCGTACCGGGTGGCGGGAGCTGCCGCTCAGGTCTCGCCAAATTCAGCTGCCACCGTTAGCAACCCCAGCCTGCAAAACGATACGCGAGATCAATCGTGA
- a CDS encoding class I SAM-dependent methyltransferase yields MTAADSPLCRIVSDEELQDPLHTVDGIGWLGGNIRGWNVLCLAAGGGRQSCLYAAAGAQVTVVDLSPAMLELDRQAAQRRRFNVRLIEGSMDDLSMLPRATFDLVVHPVSTCYLPDIGAVYAQVAAVTRPGGLYISQHKSPISLQASAHRRDGQFVLLHDYYRTDPVPAPEPSTAVSRRLREPGAVEFLHRWEELVGGMCRAGFTVEDLIEPKHATKDAAPHSFADRGAVIAPYVRIKARRRGGSSESRPSKQSEKSNLWIPS; encoded by the coding sequence TTGACGGCAGCCGACTCGCCGCTGTGCCGAATTGTGTCGGATGAAGAGCTGCAGGATCCACTGCACACCGTCGATGGCATCGGTTGGTTAGGCGGCAATATTCGCGGTTGGAACGTGCTTTGTCTGGCCGCGGGTGGGGGCCGGCAAAGTTGTCTTTACGCCGCCGCCGGAGCGCAGGTGACGGTGGTCGATCTGAGCCCCGCGATGTTGGAATTGGACCGCCAAGCTGCTCAGCGACGCAGGTTCAACGTGCGCTTGATTGAAGGTTCGATGGACGATCTTTCCATGCTGCCGCGGGCCACATTTGATCTCGTTGTTCACCCCGTCAGCACCTGTTATCTACCCGATATCGGGGCCGTGTATGCGCAGGTCGCGGCGGTGACACGACCGGGTGGATTGTACATCAGCCAGCATAAGTCGCCGATCAGCCTGCAGGCTTCGGCCCATCGCCGCGACGGACAGTTCGTCTTGTTGCATGATTATTACCGAACCGATCCCGTACCAGCCCCTGAACCATCGACGGCCGTGTCGCGACGCTTGCGGGAACCGGGCGCAGTGGAATTCCTGCACCGTTGGGAGGAACTTGTCGGCGGCATGTGTCGGGCTGGTTTTACAGTTGAGGACTTGATCGAGCCGAAACATGCCACCAAGGACGCGGCGCCCCATAGTTTCGCCGACCGAGGTGCTGTGATCGCGCCCTACGTCCGCATCAAGGCTCGCCGACGTGGCGGCAGTAGCGAATCACGACCATCGAAGCAATCCGAAAAATCCAACCTGTGGATACCCTCCTGA
- a CDS encoding DUF3127 domain-containing protein — MSDAKVRGVVHMIEETKTYGQKGFRKRMVVLEQDKGSFTNYVPVEFTRDACDTVDGLKKGDEVEITYRLNGRRWQKDADSEVKFFVNLEALTYQVVGDGPTSSGSANDAFAEAGGEDDDAPF, encoded by the coding sequence ATGAGTGACGCAAAAGTACGTGGCGTGGTCCATATGATTGAAGAGACCAAGACCTATGGTCAGAAAGGGTTTCGTAAACGCATGGTCGTGCTAGAGCAGGATAAAGGCAGCTTCACGAATTACGTTCCCGTCGAGTTCACTCGTGACGCGTGCGATACTGTTGATGGATTGAAAAAAGGTGATGAAGTCGAGATTACCTATCGTCTGAATGGCCGTCGCTGGCAGAAGGATGCCGACAGCGAAGTGAAATTCTTCGTCAATCTCGAGGCGTTGACCTACCAGGTCGTCGGTGATGGCCCCACATCAAGCGGTTCAGCAAACGACGCCTTCGCCGAAGCGGGTGGGGAAGATGACGACGCGCCGTTCTAA
- the pgsC gene encoding poly-gamma-glutamate biosynthesis protein PgsC, with product MEWLALSIGIGLVVSLLFTEAFGLSVGGMIVPGYLALSFDQPLTIIATILAALLTAWLVHEVDRYAILFGRRRVVLTMVFGFAVAATLRGALEMVWPSVSSSMAGGAVIDPASSLAWMQSMTVIGFVIPGLVALWIARSGVVQTLSPLIIATSLVYLTLVAMGVTHLA from the coding sequence ATGGAATGGCTCGCTCTGTCGATTGGAATTGGTTTGGTCGTTAGTTTGCTGTTCACCGAAGCGTTTGGATTGAGCGTCGGGGGGATGATTGTGCCGGGCTATTTGGCCCTCTCGTTCGATCAACCCCTGACCATTATTGCCACAATTTTGGCTGCGTTGTTGACGGCCTGGTTAGTTCATGAAGTCGATCGGTACGCGATCTTGTTCGGTCGTCGCCGAGTGGTTCTGACGATGGTCTTTGGATTTGCCGTTGCAGCGACGCTACGTGGCGCCCTGGAAATGGTGTGGCCCAGCGTCAGCTCGTCGATGGCCGGTGGCGCGGTCATTGATCCAGCAAGTTCACTGGCGTGGATGCAGAGCATGACTGTGATCGGCTTTGTCATCCCTGGATTGGTCGCCTTGTGGATCGCCCGGAGCGGCGTTGTGCAAACGCTCTCACCACTCATCATCGCAACGTCCCTCGTCTATCTGACATTGGTAGCGATGGGAGTCACCCACCTCGCCTGA
- the pgsW gene encoding poly-gamma-glutamate system protein: MKKLYYRPQKISSASLLFLAALSIAVVIVLRHAPSRSQGLERLAGKAMHVPDLEQRMLRASERTAQAFEAIHCQRVSLGHKMLKVHDPANTGMIGPSMSMVTSLPGHLDAKLTSVNPNFAAVAIRLLVDAGVRPGDRIAIGCTGSFPALDIAVYTAAEAMDLRPVIISSAASSQFGANSPDMMWPDMEKLLYEQGIIQHRSEMISRGGFQDRAAGMSKDTLELLDASIHRSGLPLMDSTSDDDAIERRMLVYAQAVEDETYTVYINVGGGDASVGGTIGNDVLGEGLIRPMSKLSPRRLLGIGRETAAATARVATEDDPTGESSAGTATDCVATRFLASGVPVINMINVVKMADVYGLPICSTETIRPGEGGVYTIADLRRPLAVLGIVFIMLSTLLVVRPPARLVDAGKRRGWFGDDAKSQPQWMV, translated from the coding sequence ATGAAAAAGCTTTACTATCGGCCGCAAAAAATATCGTCAGCATCCCTGCTATTTCTTGCGGCGCTCTCCATTGCCGTGGTGATCGTACTGCGGCATGCACCCAGTCGTTCACAGGGACTCGAACGATTAGCTGGCAAGGCGATGCATGTCCCCGACCTTGAGCAACGCATGCTGCGAGCCTCTGAGCGGACAGCACAAGCTTTCGAGGCGATCCACTGCCAGCGGGTTTCGCTCGGTCACAAGATGCTTAAAGTCCATGATCCGGCGAACACAGGCATGATTGGTCCTTCCATGTCGATGGTGACCAGTTTGCCGGGTCACTTGGATGCCAAGCTCACGAGTGTGAACCCTAACTTTGCTGCCGTCGCAATACGATTGCTGGTAGACGCTGGAGTCCGCCCCGGTGATCGGATCGCGATCGGCTGCACCGGATCGTTTCCCGCGCTGGACATCGCGGTCTATACAGCAGCGGAAGCGATGGACCTACGGCCCGTCATTATCAGCAGTGCAGCCTCGAGCCAGTTCGGTGCCAATTCACCAGACATGATGTGGCCCGACATGGAAAAATTGCTGTACGAGCAGGGCATCATTCAACATCGCAGTGAAATGATTTCGCGAGGTGGATTCCAAGATCGCGCAGCGGGGATGAGCAAAGACACTCTGGAGCTGCTCGACGCATCTATTCATCGCAGCGGCCTGCCGCTAATGGATAGTACTAGCGATGACGATGCGATTGAACGCCGCATGCTGGTCTACGCTCAGGCCGTGGAGGATGAAACGTATACGGTCTACATCAACGTCGGCGGTGGAGATGCGTCAGTCGGCGGCACGATCGGCAATGACGTGCTCGGCGAAGGCTTGATCCGCCCCATGTCGAAACTCAGCCCTCGGCGACTGTTGGGCATCGGCCGCGAAACAGCCGCAGCAACAGCGCGAGTGGCGACTGAAGACGACCCGACCGGTGAATCCTCTGCAGGCACAGCGACCGATTGTGTCGCGACCAGATTCCTGGCCTCGGGTGTGCCGGTGATCAACATGATCAACGTGGTGAAGATGGCAGATGTGTACGGATTGCCGATCTGCTCGACCGAAACCATCCGTCCTGGCGAGGGAGGCGTGTACACGATCGCGGATCTGCGCCGTCCGCTCGCCGTGCTTGGGATCGTGTTCATCATGCTATCCACTCTTCTCGTCGTCCGCCCTCCGGCCCGACTGGTCGATGCGGGCAAGCGTCGCGGATGGTTCGGCGATGACGCGAAGTCACAGCCGCAGTGGATGGTGTAG
- the pgsB gene encoding poly-gamma-glutamate synthase PgsB, with protein MNGLVALVAVAAIVGSVALLEAWWYHRQLKKIPYRIHVNGTRGKSSVTRLIAAGLRAGGIRTCAKTTGTLARMIFDDGRELPIFRPDRANVIEQKRIVKTAVAEGAEALVIECMALQPLLQSVCELKLVRSTHGVITNARADHLDVMGPTRLDVARALSATVPVGGTLLTAEDRADSLQVMGAACADRGSSLKNITAADSAMITPEELAQFSYLEHAENVALSLAVCDQLGVARDVALQGMWAAEPDPGAMRVHQQTVRGDSWHFVNAFAANDPESTTRIWDAAYEYFPGVSRRVLVMNCRVDRIDRSVTMANACVNWRAYDRVVIIGSGTDVFLRRLLKGGIDQNRILCLGNASGDEVVTMLLESFAAEAAARTQKHSGAGATTAVAEKTAVAENSDTGMLLMGVGNIAGPGMALADFFEQKEGWERYALPQSAPTRVLEMV; from the coding sequence GTGAACGGCTTGGTAGCATTGGTGGCAGTTGCCGCCATCGTTGGTTCGGTTGCCCTTTTGGAAGCGTGGTGGTACCACCGTCAACTCAAAAAAATCCCTTATCGGATTCACGTCAACGGCACACGGGGCAAGTCCTCGGTGACACGGTTGATCGCGGCAGGATTACGGGCTGGTGGAATACGCACCTGTGCCAAGACCACGGGGACGTTGGCGCGAATGATTTTCGATGACGGCCGAGAGTTGCCGATTTTCCGCCCCGATCGCGCGAACGTGATCGAGCAGAAACGCATTGTCAAAACCGCGGTTGCTGAGGGTGCTGAAGCACTCGTAATCGAGTGCATGGCCCTGCAGCCCTTGTTGCAATCGGTTTGCGAATTGAAGCTAGTCCGCTCAACTCACGGCGTGATTACCAATGCACGTGCCGACCATCTCGATGTGATGGGGCCGACGCGGCTCGATGTTGCCCGCGCCCTGTCAGCAACCGTCCCAGTCGGGGGCACCCTATTGACGGCCGAAGACCGCGCTGACTCATTGCAGGTGATGGGCGCAGCTTGTGCGGACCGGGGTTCGTCGCTGAAAAACATTACCGCCGCTGACTCGGCCATGATCACGCCAGAAGAGCTCGCGCAGTTTTCCTACCTGGAGCACGCTGAAAACGTAGCCTTGTCGCTCGCGGTTTGCGATCAACTCGGCGTGGCCCGAGATGTTGCGCTCCAGGGGATGTGGGCGGCTGAGCCAGATCCAGGTGCGATGCGAGTCCACCAACAAACGGTGCGAGGCGACTCGTGGCACTTCGTCAACGCCTTCGCCGCGAACGACCCCGAGTCAACGACTCGTATTTGGGATGCTGCCTACGAATATTTCCCCGGCGTGTCACGCCGGGTGCTGGTCATGAACTGCCGGGTCGACCGCATCGACCGCTCAGTGACCATGGCGAATGCCTGTGTTAACTGGCGAGCTTACGACCGCGTCGTCATTATCGGATCGGGCACCGACGTCTTTCTGCGTCGGTTGCTCAAGGGTGGTATCGACCAGAATCGCATACTTTGCTTGGGCAATGCCTCCGGCGACGAAGTCGTCACAATGCTATTGGAGTCGTTCGCCGCTGAAGCGGCCGCACGCACGCAAAAGCACAGCGGCGCAGGAGCGACCACGGCGGTCGCTGAGAAGACAGCCGTCGCTGAAAACTCAGATACTGGCATGCTGCTAATGGGTGTCGGCAATATCGCTGGCCCGGGGATGGCGTTGGCAGACTTTTTCGAGCAGAAGGAAGGCTGGGAGCGATACGCACTTCCCCAATCAGCCCCCACGCGTGTACTGGAGATGGTTTGA